The Ascochyta rabiei chromosome 5, complete sequence genome has a segment encoding these proteins:
- a CDS encoding 4-O-dimethylallyl-L-tyrosine synthase, translating to MAPGAIHSLPSNDLRLTNGTRYEQEIDVKAKTSLCTDLDVGSTSRTGKDPVDIINSIICFRNTENQFWWERTGGQLAELLKYAGYEKTEQYNELLFFALHIVPELGPAPEANGHLRWRSPQTPDGTPLDLSWEWGLDGKGVIRTSFEPIGPLAGTKADPFNRFETDVWIRHLQSQGLVAGLDLDWYHHFTNTILPSKLDRVKMTEKLNFELAPVAGTFVTRDIDRNGPIIKMYMFPGLKAQELGISNAEVVFRAVQSLPADQYTSLNFEPLHEYLREADRKWGMEIGIFSFDLISPQKSRIKIYTRAPNTTVEYLMDALTLGGRYDLSMYSAEAIQDVKDFWKIFIGDAPDVLSQSGAERAGPGFYFTAKAGKPTTPKVYISPASFCQNDAEVLARLRHYFSTRRDAAQMLPQMDNYEKALRSIYGTNFLENTCDIHFYVSCALQKDQLRVVTYLCPQTLAREAELRKL from the exons ATGGCTCCAGGTGCAATCCACTCTCTACCCTCTAACGACCTCCGTTTGACCAACGGTACAAGGTATGAGCAGGAAATCGATGTCAAGGCCAAAACCTCTCTTTGTACAGACCTCGATGTTGGGAGCACAAGCAGGACTGGAAAGGACCCGGTCGATATTATCAACTCCATCATTTGCTTCCGCAACACTGAAAATCAGTTCTGGTGGGAGAGGACAGGAGGTCAACTAGCAGAGCTTCTCAAGTATGCTGGGTACGAGAAGACAGAGCAGTACAACGAGCTACTGTTCTTCGCTTTGCACATCGTCCCTGAACTCGGACCAGCCCCAGAAGCGAATGGCCATTTGCGATGGCGTAGCCCTCAAACACCAGACGGCACCCCTTTGGACCTCAGCTGGGAATGGGGACTCGACGGAAAAGGAGTGATCCGCACTTCATTTGAGCCGATCGGGCCTCTTGCTGGAACGAAGGCAGACCCCTTCAATCGCTTTGAAACCGACGTTTGGATCCGTCATCTCCAGAGTCAAGGTCTCGTGGCTGGGCTTGATCTTGACTGGTACCACCACTTCACAAATACCATTCTACCAAGCAAGCTGGACCGTGTGAAGATGACAGAAAAGCTCAATTTCGAGCTCGCGCCCGTTGCTGGCACTTTTGTCACTCGAGACATTGACAGGAACGGTCCGATCATCAAGATGTACATGTTTCCTGGTTTGAAGGCACAAGAGCTTGGTATCTCTAACGCTGAGGTCGTCTTCCGAGCAGTTCAGAGTCTGCCCGCAGATCAGTATACATCGCTGAACTTTGAACCCCTGCATGAGTATCTTCGCGAGGCTGACAGGAAGTGGGGAATGGAGATTGGAATTTTCTCGTTCGATCTCATCTCGCCACAGAAGTCGAGGATCAAGATCTATACACGGGCACCGAACACGACCGTCGAGTATCTTATGGACGCACTCACCCTCGGAGGTCGGTACGATCTATCTATGTACAGCGCAGAAGCCATCCAGGACGTGAAAGACTTTTGGAAAATCTTCATCGGCGACGCGCCAGACGTACTGTCCCAAAGCGGAGCAGAGCGCGCTGGCCCGGGCTTCTACTTCACTGCTAAGGCTGGCAAGCCGACAACACCCAAGGTGTACATCTCGCCTGCTTCCTTTTGTCAAAACGATGCGGAAGTGCTGGCGCGGCTGCGACATTACTTCTCCACCAGGCGGGATGCGGCGCAGATGCTGCCACAAATGGACAACTACGAAAAAGCATTGAGATCGATATA CGGAACAAACTTCTTGGAGAATACTTGCGACATCCACTTCTATGTCAGCTGCGCATTACAGAAGGATCAGCTGAGGGTCGTCACGTATCTATGCCCGCAGACTCTGGCTCGTGAAGCAGAATTACGAAAACTGTAG